The DNA region TCAAGCCAGAGAACCTGCTGATCGTCGGCGACCACATCAAGGTGGCCGACTTTGGGCTGGTGAAAGACCTGGCGGCGCGGACCATCAACACGATGGTCGGCGGCATGACGCCCCTCTACTCGTCGCCCGAGGTGTACGACGACAACCCCAGCGACCGCAGCGACCAGTACAGCCTAGCGATCGTCTACCAGCAGATGCTTACCGGCACGGTGCCGTTCTCGGGGCGGACGCCGGCGCAGCTCGCCAAGCAGCACACGATGGCCGAGCCGAACCTCGGCTCGCTAGGCGCCAAAGACCAAGCCGTTGTCGGGCGGGCGTTGGCAAAGGACCCCTGCAAGCGCTACGCCAGCAACCGAGAGTTTGTGCGGGCGTTGTCCGACGCGCCGGGCGACGCGGGCCACGGCCTCGCCGCCTCGCAGCCGATCGACGGAGTGCAGCCTTCCTACACGCCCCAGGCCGCCAGCGACACCCGCGCCGCGGTAGCCATCAGCACCACGCCGCTGCCCCAGCAGGGGGGCGCTACCAACTTGCTGCCGCACGACGGCGCCGACGCGCCGTTGTCGGCCGCGCCCGGCCGGCCCCAGTTGGATTTTCCTCCCGCCGACCACAAAGTTTCCGACGCCGCACTCCCGCCGATCGCAGCGCCGCTGGCGAGCATGGCGCAGCCTACGTTGTTCGTCGCCATCGGCGGCGTCGGCGCGCAAATGCTGGCGGCCGTACGCGAGCGCTGGGCGGGGCAGGGCGAGGCCGCTCCCCCCGCCGAGTGGCTCGCGTTCGACACCGACCGCGAAGAACTAATGCCGCTCACCCGCGGCGAGTCGCCGCAGATCGCTCCGGAAGACGTGCTGCTAACCCCGCTCCGCCGACCCAAGGATTACCGCCACGCGTCACGCGACCTGCTGCCGTGGGTCAGCCGGCGTTGGCTCTACCACATCCCGCGGTCGCTCCAGACCCGCGGCTACCGGCCGCTGGGCCGGATCGCCGCGGTCGACAACGCCGACGCGGTGGTGCGTGCGTTGCACGCCCGGCTGAGCCGGCTCGCGGCCGACGGCGCCCACGCCGGGCGACCCGTGCAGGTGGTGGTGCTGTCCGGGATGTGCGGCGGCACCGGCGGCGGCGCGGCCCTGGACATCGCCCAGGCCGCACGCAACCTCGCGGGCGGGCTGTCGCGGGGCGTCTCGGTCCGCGGGGTCTTTGCGCTCACGCCAACCGCCAACGACAGCCTGGCCGCGTCGAACCTGGTCTCGTTGCTCACCGAACTTACGCACGCGCAGGCCAGCGGCAACGTCGGCCAGGCGTGCGCCCCCGGCGCCGCCCGGCACTTCGAGGCGGCAACGCCCCCGTTGGACGAGGCGTACGTGCAGCCGGTCTCCGCGCGCGGCAACGCCTTAGAGCGGCGGGCCGCGCTGGCCGCCATCGCCGACTATTTGTTGCTGCGTTCCACGATCGACCTGAGCCCCGTGCTGGCCGCCGCCGGCGGCAATGCGGCGGGCATGCTGCGGACCTTCAACGTCGCGCGGCCGGCGCAGATCGAGCAAGCGGCCGCCGTCCACCGCCAGGCCCGGCTCCAGCAGGCGTTATTGCGGTACTGGGTGGAAGAAGCAGACAGCATGGGCGCCGCGGGCGACCCAGAACTGCTGGCCTGCTTTGGTCGGCATTCGCGCTCGCGTTTCGCGCGTCAGTTCACCTCGCGCTTCAACCCGATGCTCGCGGCCGAGGACCCCAACAGCGACCCGCAGTCCGGCGCGACCCGGCGAGAGTACAAGCGCGCGGTGCAGCACGCTGCCGAGCGCTTCGCGCAGTGGGCGGAACTGCTGCAGCCGGCTGACGGCGAGGGCTCGGCGGCCGACCCGGCGCTCGCGGCGACCGCGCGGTCGATCAGCGCCGGGGTGATCGATCGGCTCTATGCTTCACGACCGGCCGGCGACGGCGCGTTGTTTGATTTCCCGTCGCTGGCAAGCTGCCACGACGTGCCCTCCGAGGCTGCTTCGGTAGCGCCGGGCACGCTAGCCGCCGCCGAGACCGGGGTGCTGGGCTGTGGGCACACGCGTTACTCGCTGCTGCTGACCCCGGCGGCCGAACGCCACGCGCCGTTGGCGAGTGAGCTCTTGAAGCTGCGCGGAACAGCTACGGTCGCCCAGGCCGAGGTCGACGCCGCGGTGCTGATCTGCGAGGGCGCCGCGCTCGCGCCGGCGCAGATGGCCGCGTGCGTCGCCCAGGCGCTGCCAGACGTGATGGAAGCCGCCAGCCGGCTGCACGCACGGACGGACATCACCTGGACCGACCTGCGCACGCCGGGCTAGGCAGCCTGGCAACGAAACGAACGAGCGGCGGAGACGTTAGCTGAGAAAGATGAAAAAACGAGACAGGATAACAGGATCGGCAGGATTGGTGCTGCCTCGGCAGGATCGCTCGTATAAATCCTAGAGAATCTGTGGCTGGCCCGTCCTCTCCAGATATCCGGTCCGTCTTTCGACTTTCTTGGCGTTCTTGGCGGTTCAACCTCGTCCGTCGTGGCGGCCTTCGCGCTCGTGGCGTCGTGGCGGTTCTGTTGCGTCGCAGCGACCAGACTACTGATGGCTGGTCTATCCCTGCTTAGCAACGCAGCGCCGGCCGGCTAAACTGGGCAGCGAACTCCCCAGACCTCGCAAGGCCCCGCCGTGACGCTCCTGATCCGCAATGGCCGCATCGTAACCGCGACCGACGACTACGTGGCCGACGTGCTGTGCGAGGGCGAGACGATCGCCGCCATCGGGCGCAACCTCACCGCCCCCGGCGGGACGGAGGTGATCGACGCCACGGGCAAGCTGGTCATGCCGGGGTTCATCGACCCGCACGTGCATATCTACTTGCCGTTCATGGGGACGTACGCCAAGGACGACTACGGCACCGCAAGCCGCGCGGCGCTGGTCGGCGGCACCACGACGCTGATCGAGATGTGCTGCCCCAGCCGCAGCGAAGACCCGCTCGAAGCGTTTGAGCTGTGGAAGTCGAAGGCCGAAGGCCTCAGCGCGTGCGACTTCACGTTCCACATGGGGGTCACACGGTTCGACGACGACACGCCGCCCAAGCTGCGGCAAATCGTCGAGGCGGGGGTCGCCAGCTTCAAGGTCTTCCTGGCTTACCAGGGGTTCTTCGGCGTCGACGACACAGAGCTGTACAAGACGCTGCGGCTCGCCAAGGAGCTGGGGGTGATCGTCACCGCCCACTGCGAGAACGAGACGCTGGTCGCCCAGCTCCAGCAGAAGCTGCTGGCCGAGGGCAAAACCGGCCCCGAGTGGCACGAGCCCTCCCGTCCGCAAGAGGTCGAGGCCGAGGGGGTCCACCACCTGATGACCTTCGCGGAGCTAACCGGCGCCCACGTCTACATCGTCCACACGAGTTGCGACGGCGCGGTACAAGCGGCGCTCGACGCGCGGCGCCGCGGAGTGCATGTGGCGATCGAGACGGTGATCCCGTACCTGGTGCTCGACGGCACCTACGCCCAGCAGCCCGACTTCGAGGGCGCCAAGTACGTGATGTCGCCACCGATCCGCTCCGCCGATCAGCAGCCGCTGCTGTGGAACCACCTAGCGAGCCGCGACATCGCCACGGTGGCGACCGACCACGCCCCGTTCGACTTTCAGCAGCAGAAAGAGATGGGCCGCGACAACTTCACCCTCATCCCCAACGGCATCCCCACCATCGAGCACCGCGCTACGCTGCTCTACACCCACGGCGTCGCGACGGGCCGCATCAGCCTGAACACGTTCGTCGACTCCGTGAGCACCCAAGCAGCCAAGCTGTTCGGGCTGTTCCCAAGAAAGGGGACGATCGCCGTAGGCTCCGACGCCGACCTAGTGATCTACGACCCCGACTACCGCGGCACGATCTCTGCCGCGACGCACCAGATGGCGACCGACTACAGCGCGTTCGAGGGCTGGGAGCAAATCGGCCGCCCGGAGTGGGTGACGGTGCGCGGCGAGGTGGCAGTGCGCGACGGGGCGTTTGTTGGGGAGCTGGGGAGCGGCCAGTTCTTGAAGCGGGAGCCGACGCACTTTTGAGGGACGATGGACCGGATTACGGGATGGGCGGGATTTACGGGATGAAGAGTAGGATGGGTTATCCCCGTTAGGGGTAACCCATCGGCAGTAAACACAAAGTTATCTTTCTCTCGATTGGAATCAGAAAAATGGACTGGGATCATCCGTTCAATGTAGCAGTAGTCACGGTCGATGAGGTGATTGCCGGCGAACGAGATGTCGTGCTCGTAATGCATGACGAAGGTCATTGCGGCTTCCAATTCTACGATGGCTACGACGTAGGGGGCCGAAAGCCACTCGTCGTTCCCAGGGAGGTGATCCTTGAACTTGATAGCACTCTCGCCGAAGTAACAGATTTACCCGTCGGCTGGTCAGCACGTAGGGAAAAGAAGGGGAGCGAATGGACTAGAGAGCAATCAGCGGACGTCTAGGACGTTAGAAAAGCGATCTACGGGAGGTGATGGGTTACCCCTAACGGGGATAACCCATCCTACATCCCGTCAATCCAGCCCATCCCGTAATCCGGTCCAACGTCCCGCCCAATCACCCCCGCGCCAGCGCATCCGACTGATCCACGAAGTCGTCCCCCGACCACTCCGCGTCCCCCTGGATCATCTTCTTCTGCTGTGCTTTCTGAGATTGGGCCTCGGCCTTCTTGGCGGCGCGGGCCTCGGCTTGGCGCTGCACTAGGTCGGCGTGGGTGGTGAAGTAGGGGAGGCTCTTGCCGCGGAAGTCGTCGATGGCTTCGAAGCCGTGCTTCTCCATGAACGCCAGCAGCGACTCGCACATCTCCTGGACGCAGCGGTAGCCGAACTTCATCACGCCCGTGCAGACCTGCACGGTGTGGCTCCCCAGCAGGATGAACTGCGCCGCGTCTTCGCCCGTCTCGATGCCGCCGATGCCGCTGAGGGTGCGGCCGGGGAACTCCTTGTTGATCAGCGTGGCGATCTCCATGCACATCCGCAGCGCGATGGGCCGCACCGCGGGCCCGGAGTAGCCGCCGGGGGTGGTGTAGCCCTCGACCGACGGCTCGGGCCTGAGGGTTTCTAGGTCGACCGCCACGACGCTGCGGATGGTGTTGATGGCCGCTACCCCCTGGCAGCCGGCCCGCAGGCTGGCGCGGGTGGGGTCTTCGATGTGCGTGACGTTGGGGGTCATCTTGGCCCACACGGGGAGCTTGGCGACTTGCATCACCCAGCCGCACACCTCTTCGAGGATCTCCGGGTTTTCGCCCATCGCGGCGCCCATCCGCCGTTCGGGGAGCCCGTGGGGACAGCTCATGTTCAGCTCGAACGCGTCGACGCCCGCCTCCTCGCACCGGCCCACAATCTCTTGCCAGGCGCCCTTGCTGTACTCCTCCATGATGGACGCGATCAGCACCCCCTCGGCGTGCGAGTCCTTCAGCCGCTTGAACTCGTCGATCCAGGTGTCGAATGAGCGGTCGCTGATGAGTTCGATGTTCTCCCAACCATAAATCTCGTCGCTCTGGCGTCCCCGGAGCCGCGCGTACCGAGGCTGCACGTTGTTCACCTTGCCGGCGTCGAGGCTCACCGTCTTACAAATCACGGCCCCCCAGCCATCGTCAAACGCCCGGCCGATCACCTTGCCGTTGGTGCCGGGAGGGCCCGAGCCAATGACGAACGGGTTGGGGAGGCGGAGGCCGTCGACGGTGGTTTGGAGCGTGGGCATGACGACGTTTTACCACGAAGGGCACAAAGAAGCACGACGGACGCAAAGACGAATAGGACGCGGATGAACGCGGATTACAACGGATTGACAGGGGTCAAGAGAAGGATGGAATTAATCCGTTTCAATCCTCTAGATCCGCGTTCATCCGCGTCCCATTCTTCCTGCTCTCTTGCTTTCCTTCGTGCCCCTTGGCGCCCGTAGTGGTTAACCTTTTTGGAGCTCGGTGAAGACTTCGTCCAGCATCGCCGTCAGATAGTCTGAATCGTCTTTAGTGATGCACATGGGGGGTTTGATCCGCAGGGTGTTGCCGTACAGGCCCCCCTTGCCGAGCAGCACGCCGCGGTCTTTCATACGCTCCATCACCGCGGCGGCCTCGGTGTTCGCGGGTTCCTTGGTCTTGCGGTCGCGGACCAGCTCGACGCCGAGCATCAGCCCGAGGCCGCGGACCTCGCCGATGATCGGGTGCTTTTCCTGGAGCGCCAGCAATGAGTCCTTCATGTGGCCGCCGACGACGCGGGCGTTCTCTTGGATGCCCTCTTCGTCAATCACTTCCAGCGTCGCGAGCCCCTGGGTCATGCTGACGGGGTTGCCGCCGAAGGTGTTGAAGTGGATCCGGTTGTTCATGACTTTCGAGATTTCTTCGGTGGTGGTGAAGGCCCCCAGCGGGATGCCGTTGCCGATGCCCTTGGCCATCGTGATGCCGTCTGGCTTGACGCCCCAGTGCTGGTGAGACCAGTAGTGCTCGCCGGTGCGGCCGAAGCCCCCCTGCACCTCGTCTGCGTAGCACAGGCCGCCGTACTTGCGGACGATCTCGTAGATGATTTGGAAGTACTCCTTGGGGGGAGTCACCGCGCCGCCGACCCCCTGGATGGGCTCGCCGATAAAGCAGGCCACCTCCCCCGGGGTTTGGTAGCGGATCACCTCTTCGATGTCGCGGGCGCACTTCAGGTCGCACGAGGGGTACTCCAGCCCGTAGGGGCAGCGGTAGCAGTAGCCGGCGTGCGTGTGGTGGATCCCCAGCGTCTGGTTGCTCTTAAACTTCCACGTGCCGTGCGCGGTCAGCCCCATCGTGGTAGAGGTTCCGCCGTGGTACGCGTTGCGCAGCGCGATGACGTCGGTGTTGCCGGTGTGCTCGCGGGCACTGAGGATGGCGACCTCGTTCGCCTCGCTGCCGCTGTTGGTGAAGTAGCTGCGGGTGAGCCCGTCGGGCATCTTCGAGGCCAGCTTCTCGGCGAACTGTCCCAGCACCGGGTTCAGGTAGATGGTGGTGGTGTGCTGCAGCTTGCCCGACTGCGCCTGCACCTTTTCCAGCACCTTGGGGTGGCAGTGTCCCACGCTCACCGTCACGATCCCCGCAAACGCGTCGAGATACCGCCGCCCGGTCTCGTCCCACACGTACTGCATCTTCCCCTCGACGATCATCAAGGGCTCTTTGTAGTACGTAATCACGCCGGGCGAGACGTACTGCTTCCGCAGCGCGATCACCTCCGCGCGCGACGGGCCGGTGTAGGGGGCGGGCTGGTGGTTGATGATGGGGAGCTGCATGGGGATGGTTGGGCGAAGGACGTAAGGGGAGGTGGGGATGAAAAAGAGATGGGGGGATGGTCACGCGAGGGTTTGATTTCTTTTCGGTGGCGAAGACAGTTTGATTCCTTCCTCTGAGGGCGGGCTCTTGACGATTGCAGGTCGGCGCCTCCGAGAGACCATCCCCCTATCCCGTCGTCATCCCCACATCCCCCTAGGTGATATCCCCCCCTTCGGGCACCAGCACGCCGGGGCCGACGAGGCCCCGTTCTTTGTCGGTGCCCGGGATCAGGTTGTCGAGCGTGATGCCCAAGATGGCGGCAACCGCCATGCCGGTCTTGCCCACGGCGCCGAGGATGGGACCGAGGCCCCACGGGACCGCGTTGATC from Pirellulimonas nuda includes:
- a CDS encoding protein kinase domain-containing protein; translation: MTTALSPIALPEGYALLDRLGSGGYGEVWRATAPGGMEKAVKIVFGHCDGDLAERELKSLDRVRSVRHPFLLTIERYEVVDNRLVIVTELADKSLDKLFQECRGQDKPGIPREQLITLLTDAAEALDCLSERHGLQHLDIKPENLLIVGDHIKVADFGLVKDLAARTINTMVGGMTPLYSSPEVYDDNPSDRSDQYSLAIVYQQMLTGTVPFSGRTPAQLAKQHTMAEPNLGSLGAKDQAVVGRALAKDPCKRYASNREFVRALSDAPGDAGHGLAASQPIDGVQPSYTPQAASDTRAAVAISTTPLPQQGGATNLLPHDGADAPLSAAPGRPQLDFPPADHKVSDAALPPIAAPLASMAQPTLFVAIGGVGAQMLAAVRERWAGQGEAAPPAEWLAFDTDREELMPLTRGESPQIAPEDVLLTPLRRPKDYRHASRDLLPWVSRRWLYHIPRSLQTRGYRPLGRIAAVDNADAVVRALHARLSRLAADGAHAGRPVQVVVLSGMCGGTGGGAALDIAQAARNLAGGLSRGVSVRGVFALTPTANDSLAASNLVSLLTELTHAQASGNVGQACAPGAARHFEAATPPLDEAYVQPVSARGNALERRAALAAIADYLLLRSTIDLSPVLAAAGGNAAGMLRTFNVARPAQIEQAAAVHRQARLQQALLRYWVEEADSMGAAGDPELLACFGRHSRSRFARQFTSRFNPMLAAEDPNSDPQSGATRREYKRAVQHAAERFAQWAELLQPADGEGSAADPALAATARSISAGVIDRLYASRPAGDGALFDFPSLASCHDVPSEAASVAPGTLAAAETGVLGCGHTRYSLLLTPAAERHAPLASELLKLRGTATVAQAEVDAAVLICEGAALAPAQMAACVAQALPDVMEAASRLHARTDITWTDLRTPG
- the hydA gene encoding dihydropyrimidinase, encoding MTLLIRNGRIVTATDDYVADVLCEGETIAAIGRNLTAPGGTEVIDATGKLVMPGFIDPHVHIYLPFMGTYAKDDYGTASRAALVGGTTTLIEMCCPSRSEDPLEAFELWKSKAEGLSACDFTFHMGVTRFDDDTPPKLRQIVEAGVASFKVFLAYQGFFGVDDTELYKTLRLAKELGVIVTAHCENETLVAQLQQKLLAEGKTGPEWHEPSRPQEVEAEGVHHLMTFAELTGAHVYIVHTSCDGAVQAALDARRRGVHVAIETVIPYLVLDGTYAQQPDFEGAKYVMSPPIRSADQQPLLWNHLASRDIATVATDHAPFDFQQQKEMGRDNFTLIPNGIPTIEHRATLLYTHGVATGRISLNTFVDSVSTQAAKLFGLFPRKGTIAVGSDADLVIYDPDYRGTISAATHQMATDYSAFEGWEQIGRPEWVTVRGEVAVRDGAFVGELGSGQFLKREPTHF
- the preA gene encoding NAD-dependent dihydropyrimidine dehydrogenase subunit PreA, whose amino-acid sequence is MPTLQTTVDGLRLPNPFVIGSGPPGTNGKVIGRAFDDGWGAVICKTVSLDAGKVNNVQPRYARLRGRQSDEIYGWENIELISDRSFDTWIDEFKRLKDSHAEGVLIASIMEEYSKGAWQEIVGRCEEAGVDAFELNMSCPHGLPERRMGAAMGENPEILEEVCGWVMQVAKLPVWAKMTPNVTHIEDPTRASLRAGCQGVAAINTIRSVVAVDLETLRPEPSVEGYTTPGGYSGPAVRPIALRMCMEIATLINKEFPGRTLSGIGGIETGEDAAQFILLGSHTVQVCTGVMKFGYRCVQEMCESLLAFMEKHGFEAIDDFRGKSLPYFTTHADLVQRQAEARAAKKAEAQSQKAQQKKMIQGDAEWSGDDFVDQSDALARG
- a CDS encoding aspartate aminotransferase family protein, producing MQLPIINHQPAPYTGPSRAEVIALRKQYVSPGVITYYKEPLMIVEGKMQYVWDETGRRYLDAFAGIVTVSVGHCHPKVLEKVQAQSGKLQHTTTIYLNPVLGQFAEKLASKMPDGLTRSYFTNSGSEANEVAILSAREHTGNTDVIALRNAYHGGTSTTMGLTAHGTWKFKSNQTLGIHHTHAGYCYRCPYGLEYPSCDLKCARDIEEVIRYQTPGEVACFIGEPIQGVGGAVTPPKEYFQIIYEIVRKYGGLCYADEVQGGFGRTGEHYWSHQHWGVKPDGITMAKGIGNGIPLGAFTTTEEISKVMNNRIHFNTFGGNPVSMTQGLATLEVIDEEGIQENARVVGGHMKDSLLALQEKHPIIGEVRGLGLMLGVELVRDRKTKEPANTEAAAVMERMKDRGVLLGKGGLYGNTLRIKPPMCITKDDSDYLTAMLDEVFTELQKG